The Bacteroidota bacterium genome contains the following window.
AATATCCGGCCTTTACGGATGCGTTGCAGGTATTGGCCCACAGCCAACAGCTTGGCGCAGGCGGTATACAGATTGGCGTACGGGGATGGGCAGAGGCCTTTGCCGGCAAGGTGCGCGATGCACGCGAAAAACATAACCTGTATCTGGAAGGGCAGATCTCCCTTCCCAAAGATGACGGAGATGACCTGGCACGCTTTGAACACGAAGTAAAAAATGCACGGGAAGCCGGCGCCACCATTTTACGCGCCGTCTGTCTTGGCGGGCGTAGATATGAGACCTTCTCCACCCTCGCCTCTTTTCAATCGTTCAAAGCAGATTCAATAGCTGCCCTCGAAAGGGCTGTACCCGTTATGCAGCGCAACCGGGTAAAGCTTGCAATAGAAAATCATAAAGATTGGCGCATTCAGGAGATTATTGCAATCATTGAGCACCTTGGCAGTCCGTGGATGGGGATTACGTTGGATACAGGCAACAACATTTCGCTACTCGAAGACCCGATGGAAGTAGTTGAAGCCCTGGCCCCCTATACCTTCACAACCCATTTCAAAGATATGGGTGTTGCCCCCTACCAGGATGGATTCCTCCTTGCGGAAGTCCCGCTCGGAAACGGCATGCTCGACTTGTCGCGGGTGGTGCAACTGTGCCGGCATCACAATCCTGACGTCACATTCAATCTCGAGATGATCACACGCGATCCATTGAAAATTCCATGTATGACAGATGCATACTGGGAGACATTTGACAACGTAAACGGACGAGAACTCGCGCGGGCGCTTCGTATGGTGGAATCTGCCGCCGGCAAAACACTGCCGGGTATCTCAGACAAAAATCCCGAAGAGCAACTTGCATTTGAGGAGCAAAACGTACGATCATCCTTTGCCTACGCATCCACCCATCTTGGGCTTGGCTAACGCACGTACGGAAATACACACGCACAAAATACATCGAACAGGTATTTTCAAACCTTCGTTCGCACCCATAACCCATTTACCTGATATCACATGAGCACCCAAGCGCTTCCCGGCATTAAACAATTTGATCTGACCAATAAAACCGCCCTTATCACTGGAGGCTCAAAAGGCCTGGGCCTGGCTATGGCAGCCGGCCTGGCTTCAGCTGGTGCAAATGTAATGCTGGTGAGCCGCAACGCCAGTGTTGGTGAAGAAGGTGCAGCAACCATACGCGATACCTACGGCACCAGGGCCATTGCCTTTGGTGGCGATGTGACGGATCTCGACCAGATGGAAGCCATGGCAACAACAGCCATGGACACCTTTGGCAGCATCGACATTTTGATCAACAGCGCCGGCATCAACATCCGCGGCCCGATTGATGAGCTCACCTATGAAGACTTTAACCAGGTGATCGATATCAACGTCAATGGCACGTGGCTGGCCTCTCGCGCTGTAACACCGCACATGAAAGCTGCTGGCAGAGGCAGTATCATCAATATTGCCAGTACGCTTGGCGTAGTTGGTGTCCCTAACCGCACCCCGTATGCTTCAAGTAAAGGCGCGGTGGTACAGATGACACGCGCCCTTGCCCTCGAACTGGCGCCATTTAATATCACCGTAAACGCCATTTGCCCTGGCCCTTTCCTCACAGAAATGAACCTGCCCATCGCCAACACCGAAGATGGCAAGAAGTTTATCATCGGTGCAACAGCGCTCAAACGTTGGGGTGAACTGCGCGAAATCCAGGGCGCGGCCATTTTCCTCGCCAGCGACGCCGCCAGCTACATGGTAGGGTCGCTCCTCACTGTGGACGGCGGATGGACGGCTCAGTAAACTGGTTTAAGGTTGAATGTTTAAAGTATTCTTAACTGGCCTCATCCCAGACCAACCTTAAACATTCAACCTTAAACTTTTAACCCACTTCCTTAGACATTTTCCGGGAACGGATGCGCCCAGGGTTCGCGGTAGGGGCGGACCAACAGGTGGGTGGCTTCTGTGTCTCCTTTTACGATGCGGTTTACGGGATCGTATACCATTGGACGTCCAAGCTCCATCGACATGTTGGCGAGGATGCAGGACGCTGTTGAGATATGACCGTTTTCAATATCCGCAACCGGCGTGGTGTTATTTTCGATGGCTGACAGGAAGTCGAGCATATGGTGCCGCGTAGCCGGCGCTGCGTGCAACTCTATGTCTTTCTCAGTGACGTCCTCCGGATACTCTTCACGTTCGTAAATCACATCCATTTTCATGGGCTCAGCGTCGCCGCGGGGGATAAAGTCGTATTTGTGTACGCTGGCTGCCAGGGTCCCTTTTTCACCGTAGAGTTTGAAACTCCAGGGGTACTCAGGATCTGCCGGCGTTCCCCAGGAACGGTGCTGCCAAACGCAATCCAGCTCATCGTAGTGAAACACGGCATTCTGCGTGTCGGCCGTAGTGGCTTTGCTTTCTTTCTGAACGTAAATCCCGCCAGAAGACGAGATTTTATTGGGCCAACCGAGGTCGAGCATCCATCGTACAGTGT
Protein-coding sequences here:
- a CDS encoding 3-oxoacyl-ACP reductase family protein, whose protein sequence is MSTQALPGIKQFDLTNKTALITGGSKGLGLAMAAGLASAGANVMLVSRNASVGEEGAATIRDTYGTRAIAFGGDVTDLDQMEAMATTAMDTFGSIDILINSAGINIRGPIDELTYEDFNQVIDINVNGTWLASRAVTPHMKAAGRGSIINIASTLGVVGVPNRTPYASSKGAVVQMTRALALELAPFNITVNAICPGPFLTEMNLPIANTEDGKKFIIGATALKRWGELREIQGAAIFLASDAASYMVGSLLTVDGGWTAQ
- a CDS encoding TIM barrel protein, with the translated sequence MNRRQFLETTATASAMALAPLSAPSLVLPQSLGPRMGISIASYAIRWRSKAASKQYPAFTDALQVLAHSQQLGAGGIQIGVRGWAEAFAGKVRDAREKHNLYLEGQISLPKDDGDDLARFEHEVKNAREAGATILRAVCLGGRRYETFSTLASFQSFKADSIAALERAVPVMQRNRVKLAIENHKDWRIQEIIAIIEHLGSPWMGITLDTGNNISLLEDPMEVVEALAPYTFTTHFKDMGVAPYQDGFLLAEVPLGNGMLDLSRVVQLCRHHNPDVTFNLEMITRDPLKIPCMTDAYWETFDNVNGRELARALRMVESAAGKTLPGISDKNPEEQLAFEEQNVRSSFAYASTHLGLG